A section of the Lujinxingia vulgaris genome encodes:
- a CDS encoding amino acid permease, producing the protein MVQPATPQVESAQSAQIKNQFGTFGGVFTPSILTILGVIMFMRSGFVTGQAGLGSAMLILVIASSITFLTGLSISAVSTNTEIKGGGAYFLISRSLGPEFGGAIGLALFFAQALAVPFYILGFVEALAITFPAAQEHFTAIGLATIAVLFVINYVGASWAIKTQYVVLTILILSIGAFLIGGVLDFDPAIARSNWESAYTEGNNFWVVFAIFFPAVTGIDAGVNMSGDLKEPERSIPRGTLAAIGVGFLVYLFNIIVSGGSTSRANLIGDPFGSLLAQAGPAAFLVTAGVFAATISSAIGSLLGAPRILQALARDDIFPGLGFFAKGTEQGDEPRRGLWLSLGMGIVVLVLAGAGGGALNAVAVVLTMFFLFAYGMTNAAAFIEQFSRNPSFRPRFRFFHWSTALIGGVGCLMAAFLINALAALISLILVSGIFLYISRRVLQNTFGDARRGFYYERVRANLAKLATFEKHPKNWRPTSLVLSGNPHTRQTLTTYALWLGSGRGITTMVNVLEGDLYERLDERAQAREELEAYVHDNELQAYVDVVVSPSFKEGLAMLLQAQSIGPIKPNMIVSGWPSKPRDYIDFAHQLHMTHELGMSQVILVDRGLPAEPKRIDIWWRGEQNGSLMVVLAYLLSHNWLWNRARIRLITMLDPGETRDDAAAQLAALLDAARLEADYEILPLGDFATQLPRVSADADLVMLGFRPPADEHAEAFHNAYTGFLKDLPTTMLICSTGDVDLMS; encoded by the coding sequence ATGGTTCAACCCGCTACTCCTCAAGTAGAGAGCGCCCAGAGCGCCCAGATCAAAAACCAGTTTGGCACCTTCGGCGGCGTCTTCACGCCCTCGATTTTGACCATCCTGGGCGTGATCATGTTTATGCGCTCGGGCTTTGTCACCGGTCAGGCCGGCCTGGGCTCGGCGATGCTCATTCTGGTCATCGCCTCCTCCATCACATTCTTGACGGGCCTGTCCATCTCGGCCGTCTCCACCAACACCGAGATCAAGGGCGGCGGGGCCTACTTCCTCATTTCCCGCTCACTCGGCCCGGAATTTGGCGGGGCGATCGGCCTGGCCCTCTTCTTTGCCCAGGCCCTGGCGGTGCCCTTCTACATCCTGGGTTTTGTCGAGGCGCTGGCCATCACTTTCCCGGCCGCGCAGGAGCATTTTACAGCGATCGGCCTGGCGACCATCGCCGTGCTCTTTGTGATCAACTACGTCGGCGCCAGCTGGGCGATTAAGACCCAGTACGTCGTCTTAACGATCCTGATCTTGAGCATCGGGGCCTTCTTGATCGGCGGGGTGCTCGACTTCGACCCGGCCATCGCTCGCTCCAACTGGGAGTCCGCCTACACCGAGGGTAATAACTTCTGGGTGGTCTTTGCGATCTTCTTTCCGGCAGTCACCGGCATCGACGCCGGCGTCAACATGTCGGGCGATCTCAAGGAGCCGGAGCGCTCCATTCCCCGGGGGACCCTGGCCGCCATCGGCGTGGGCTTTCTGGTGTACCTCTTCAACATCATTGTCTCCGGCGGTTCCACAAGCCGCGCCAACCTCATCGGCGATCCCTTCGGCTCGCTGCTGGCCCAGGCCGGCCCGGCGGCCTTTCTGGTCACCGCCGGCGTGTTCGCCGCGACCATCTCCAGCGCCATCGGCTCGCTGCTGGGCGCCCCGCGCATCCTTCAGGCCCTGGCCCGCGATGACATCTTCCCCGGCCTGGGATTTTTCGCCAAAGGCACCGAGCAGGGCGATGAGCCCCGGCGAGGCCTCTGGCTCTCCCTTGGCATGGGCATTGTGGTGCTGGTGCTGGCAGGCGCCGGAGGCGGCGCGCTCAACGCGGTGGCCGTGGTGCTCACGATGTTCTTCCTCTTTGCCTACGGCATGACCAACGCCGCGGCCTTTATCGAACAGTTCAGCCGCAACCCCTCCTTCCGCCCGCGCTTTCGCTTCTTCCACTGGTCCACCGCCCTCATCGGCGGGGTGGGCTGTCTGATGGCGGCCTTCCTCATCAACGCGCTCGCCGCCCTGATCTCCCTGATCCTTGTCTCGGGCATCTTCCTCTACATCTCGCGTCGCGTGCTTCAAAACACCTTTGGCGACGCGCGCCGCGGCTTCTACTACGAGCGCGTGCGCGCCAACCTCGCCAAGCTCGCCACCTTTGAGAAACACCCCAAAAACTGGCGCCCCACCTCGCTGGTCCTCTCCGGAAACCCACACACCCGCCAGACCCTGACAACCTACGCCTTGTGGCTGGGCAGCGGTCGCGGCATCACCACCATGGTCAACGTCCTTGAGGGCGACCTCTACGAGCGGCTCGACGAGCGCGCCCAGGCCCGCGAGGAGCTCGAAGCCTACGTGCACGACAACGAGCTGCAGGCCTACGTCGACGTCGTGGTCAGCCCCTCCTTTAAGGAGGGGCTTGCAATGCTTCTGCAGGCCCAGTCCATCGGCCCCATCAAACCCAACATGATCGTCTCGGGCTGGCCCTCCAAGCCTCGCGACTACATCGACTTCGCCCACCAGCTTCACATGACCCACGAGCTGGGCATGAGCCAGGTGATTCTGGTCGACCGCGGCCTGCCCGCCGAGCCCAAACGCATCGACATCTGGTGGCGCGGCGAACAGAACGGCTCTTTGATGGTCGTCCTGGCCTACCTCTTAAGCCACAACTGGCTCTGGAACCGCGCTCGCATTCGCCTCATCACCATGCTCGACCCCGGGGAGACCCGCGACGACGCGGCCGCCCAACTCGCCGCCCTCCTCGACGCAGCTCGCCTGGAAGCCGACTACGAGATCCTCCCCCTGGGCGACTTCGCCACCCAGCTCCCCCGGGTCTCCGCGGACGCCGACCTGGTCATGCTCGGCTTTCGCCCCCCCGCCGACGAACACGCCGAGGCCTTCCACAACGCCTACACCGGCTTCCTCAAAGACCTCCCCACCACCATGCTCATCTGCTCCACAGGTGACGTCGACCTCATGTCCTGA